A window of the Motacilla alba alba isolate MOTALB_02 chromosome 17, Motacilla_alba_V1.0_pri, whole genome shotgun sequence genome harbors these coding sequences:
- the PTRH1 gene encoding probable peptidyl-tRNA hydrolase isoform X5, with translation MRPVQGPGVSWWPVRAVLTPVMQVAGLGNYGLRGTRHSVGMEVLDQLARQLAVAEGWRVDKRCCADVALATAHGLELVLLKPRRFMNLNGLSVASAAELYSLGPGDIYLVHDDLDKALGKVAIKLGGSASTLPPLCLPSTRHLTWESFQCSMGQGTQRGPILHQCSAVQLLGSERSWSRSWPRQ, from the exons ATGAGGCCCGTGCAGGGGCCAGGGGTCTCATGGTGGCCTGTCAGAGCCGTGTTGACACCTGTCATGCAGGTGGCCGGCCTGGGTAACTATGGGCTGCGAGGCACACGGCACAGCGTGGGCATGGAGGTGCTGGACCAGCTGGCCCGGCAGCTGGCGGTGGCCGAGGGCTGGCGAGTGGACAAGCGGTGCTGTGCTGATGTAGCCCTGGCCACAGCCCACGgcctggagctggtgctgctcaaGCCACGGAGGTTCATGAACCTCAATGGGCTCAGCGTTGCCAGTGCTG cTGAGCTCTACAGCCTTGGCCCTGGAGACATTTACCTGGTTCACGACGACCTGGACAAGGCCCTGGGCAAGGTGGCAATCAAGCTGGGAGGCAGTGCAAG CACTCTGCCTCCACTGTGCCTGCCCAGCACCAGACATTTAACCTGGGAAAGCTTCCAGTGCAGCATGGGGCAG GGGACACAACGGGGTCCAATCCTGCATCAGTGCTCTGCAGTCCAAC TGCTGGGGAGCGAGAGAAGCTGGAGCAGATCCTGGCCCAGGCAGTGA
- the PTRH1 gene encoding probable peptidyl-tRNA hydrolase isoform X3, with product MLRGPSQLRGARREQVAGLGNYGLRGTRHSVGMEVLDQLARQLAVAEGWRVDKRCCADVALATAHGLELVLLKPRRFMNLNGLSVASAAELYSLGPGDIYLVHDDLDKALGKVAIKLGGSARGHNGVQSCISALQSNEMTRLRIGIGRPEGDVTVPTYVLSPFSAGEREKLEQILAQAVTCLLEHIQSRVPAEPGDRG from the exons ATGCTGCGAGGACCCAGCCAGCTGCGGGGAGCACGGAGGGAGCAG GTGGCCGGCCTGGGTAACTATGGGCTGCGAGGCACACGGCACAGCGTGGGCATGGAGGTGCTGGACCAGCTGGCCCGGCAGCTGGCGGTGGCCGAGGGCTGGCGAGTGGACAAGCGGTGCTGTGCTGATGTAGCCCTGGCCACAGCCCACGgcctggagctggtgctgctcaaGCCACGGAGGTTCATGAACCTCAATGGGCTCAGCGTTGCCAGTGCTG cTGAGCTCTACAGCCTTGGCCCTGGAGACATTTACCTGGTTCACGACGACCTGGACAAGGCCCTGGGCAAGGTGGCAATCAAGCTGGGAGGCAGTGCAAG GGGACACAACGGGGTCCAATCCTGCATCAGTGCTCTGCAGTCCAAC gaGATGACCCGGCTCAGGATCGGCATCGGGCGGCCAGAGGGTGATGTGACAGTGCCCACCTATGTCCTGTCTCCGTTCAGTGCTGGGGAGCGAGAGAAGCTGGAGCAGATCCTGGCCCAGGCAGTGACCTGTCTgctggagcacatccagagccgagtgcctgcagagccaggggacaggggctga
- the PTRH1 gene encoding probable peptidyl-tRNA hydrolase isoform X1, which translates to MRPVQGPGVSWWPVRAVLTPVMQVAGLGNYGLRGTRHSVGMEVLDQLARQLAVAEGWRVDKRCCADVALATAHGLELVLLKPRRFMNLNGLSVASAAELYSLGPGDIYLVHDDLDKALGKVAIKLGGSARGHNGVQSCISALQSNEMTRLRIGIGRPEGDVTVPTYVLSPFSAGEREKLEQILAQAVTCLLEHIQSRVPAEPGDRG; encoded by the exons ATGAGGCCCGTGCAGGGGCCAGGGGTCTCATGGTGGCCTGTCAGAGCCGTGTTGACACCTGTCATGCAGGTGGCCGGCCTGGGTAACTATGGGCTGCGAGGCACACGGCACAGCGTGGGCATGGAGGTGCTGGACCAGCTGGCCCGGCAGCTGGCGGTGGCCGAGGGCTGGCGAGTGGACAAGCGGTGCTGTGCTGATGTAGCCCTGGCCACAGCCCACGgcctggagctggtgctgctcaaGCCACGGAGGTTCATGAACCTCAATGGGCTCAGCGTTGCCAGTGCTG cTGAGCTCTACAGCCTTGGCCCTGGAGACATTTACCTGGTTCACGACGACCTGGACAAGGCCCTGGGCAAGGTGGCAATCAAGCTGGGAGGCAGTGCAAG GGGACACAACGGGGTCCAATCCTGCATCAGTGCTCTGCAGTCCAAC gaGATGACCCGGCTCAGGATCGGCATCGGGCGGCCAGAGGGTGATGTGACAGTGCCCACCTATGTCCTGTCTCCGTTCAGTGCTGGGGAGCGAGAGAAGCTGGAGCAGATCCTGGCCCAGGCAGTGACCTGTCTgctggagcacatccagagccgagtgcctgcagagccaggggacaggggctga
- the TOR2A gene encoding prosalusin, which yields MKGLREFLENPNPVKPLVMSFHGSTGTGKTYVSSMLIRYLFQRGLQSPYVHHFSPIVHFPHAEQIEQYKESLKRWIQGNLTNCGRSAFLFDEMDKMHPGLIDVIIPFLGPSWVVYGTNYRKAIFIFISNAGGEQINNVTLALWRARKDREEISLQDLEPAISKAVFENPESGFWKSGIINEHLIDFVVPFLPLKHHHVKQCVVSELVQQGLEVRPDVVQEVADSIPYFPEEEKLFSSTGCKTVASRISFFF from the exons ATGAAGGGGCTGAGGGAGTTCCTGGAGAACCCGAATCCTGTGAAACCCCTCGTGATGTCCTTCCACGGCTCGACAGGAACAGGCAAAACATACGTGAGCTCCATGCTCATCCGCTACCTCTTCCAgagggggctgcagagcccctaTGTTCACCACTTCTCCCCCATAGTGCATTTCCCCCACGCTGAGCAGATAGAGCAGTACAAG GAAAGCCTGAAGCGCTGGATCCAGGGAAACTTGACCAACTGTGGACGGTCAGCGTTTCTGTTTGATGAGATGGACAAGATGCACCCAGGCCTGATTGATGTGATCATCCCGTTCCTGGGACCCTCGTGGGTTGTGTACGGGACCAACTACCGCAAAgccatcttcatcttcatcag CAATGCAGGAGGGGAGCAGATCAACAACGTGACATTGGCTCTGTGGCGTGCCCGCAAGGACCGGGAGGAGATCAGCTTGCAGGACCTGGAGCCAGCCATCTCCAAGGCCGTGTTTGAAAACCCCGAGA GTGGCTTCTGGAAATCTGGGATCATTAATGAGCATCTCATTGATTTCGTTGTGCCTTTCCTCCCACTGAAGCACCACCACGTAAAGCAGTGCGTCGTCAGCGAGCTTGTCCAGCAGGGCCTCGAGGTACGCCCGGATGTCGTCCAGGAAGTGGCTGACAGCATCCCCTACTTCCCAGAAGAGGAGAAGTTATTCTCATCAACAGGCTGCAAAACAGTGGCCTCTCGCatcagttttttcttttag
- the PTRH1 gene encoding probable peptidyl-tRNA hydrolase isoform X4 — translation MRPVQGPGVSWWPVRAVLTPVMQVAGLGNYGLRGTRHSVGMEVLDQLARQLAVAEGWRVDKRCCADVALATAHGLELVLLKPRRFMNLNGLSVASAAELYSLGPGDIYLVHDDLDKALGKVAIKLGGSARGHNGVQSCISALQSNCWGAREAGADPGPGSDLSAGAHPEPSACRARGQGLTQTPRDPCG, via the exons ATGAGGCCCGTGCAGGGGCCAGGGGTCTCATGGTGGCCTGTCAGAGCCGTGTTGACACCTGTCATGCAGGTGGCCGGCCTGGGTAACTATGGGCTGCGAGGCACACGGCACAGCGTGGGCATGGAGGTGCTGGACCAGCTGGCCCGGCAGCTGGCGGTGGCCGAGGGCTGGCGAGTGGACAAGCGGTGCTGTGCTGATGTAGCCCTGGCCACAGCCCACGgcctggagctggtgctgctcaaGCCACGGAGGTTCATGAACCTCAATGGGCTCAGCGTTGCCAGTGCTG cTGAGCTCTACAGCCTTGGCCCTGGAGACATTTACCTGGTTCACGACGACCTGGACAAGGCCCTGGGCAAGGTGGCAATCAAGCTGGGAGGCAGTGCAAG GGGACACAACGGGGTCCAATCCTGCATCAGTGCTCTGCAGTCCAAC TGCTGGGGAGCGAGAGAAGCTGGAGCAGATCCTGGCCCAGGCAGTGACCTGTCTgctggagcacatccagagccgagtgcctgcagagccaggggacaggggctgaCACAAACCCCCAGGGACCCTTGTGGCTGA
- the SH2D3C gene encoding SH2 domain-containing protein 3C isoform X3, giving the protein MTALGRRFPTLGQGSHHDGLESGSEYVKFSKEKYILDSSPEKLHKELEEELKLSSSDLRSHAWYHGRIPREVSESLVQRNGDFLIRDSLTSLGDYVLTCRWRNEPLHFKINKVTVKSSDGRTHVQYLFEQESFDNVPALVRFYVGNRKAISEQSGAIIYCPINRTFPLRYLEASYGLANGKHGGPQSPSTQKGGHIKRRSITMTDGLTADKITRAEGCPTSVSLPHHRDIIRNCAVSVDQIQDLHSPMSPISENPASPAYSTVTRLKPHACQASGITPASPVIRRSSEPQLCHGNNGKPLADPAHSSHSTPCHGYARASPSPSVNSYSEPDSGHYCQLHPTSPISRDRPAHDTKQLPTKSYVERLKGEEGQRGTVDNSSGEAEAGQRLKAELDFKGFVPPTMETTSSFNPAAFQSLLIPLDNKPLEMTVLKKVKELLAEVDVKTLAKHITKVDCLVARILGVTVEMQRLMGVSSGMELLTLPHGHQLRLDLLERFHTMSIMIAVDILGCTGSTEERAALLHKTIQLAAELKSTMGNMFSFAAVMSALEMTQIARLEQTWMVLRQRHTEGAILYEKKLKPFLKSLNEGKEGPPLTNTTFPHIIPLVTLLERDEALTESPEPWEATDNGVEVVMAHLEAARMVAHHGGLYHTNAEVKLQGFQGKAELLEVFSTEFQLRLLWGSRGAESSQAERYEKFDKVLTALSHKLEPAVRFSEL; this is encoded by the exons TTCTCCAAGGAGAAATACATCCTCGACTCATCACCAGAAAAGCTTCACaaggagctggaagaggagcTGAAGCTGAGCAGCAGCGACCTGCGCAGCCATGCTTGGTACCACGGCCGCATCCCCCGGGAG GTGTCCGAGAGCCTTGTGCAGAGGAATGGTGACTTCCTCATCCGTGACTCGCTCACCAGCCTGGGTGACTACGTGCTGACGTGCCGCTGGCGCAATGAGCCGCTGCACTTCAAGATCAACAAGGTGACAGTCAAGTCCAGCGATGGCCGTACCCATGTCCAGTACCTCTTCGAGCAAGAGAGCTTCGATAACGTGCCTGCCCTCGTCCGCTTCTACGTGGGCAACCGCAAGGCCATCTCGGAGCAGAGCGGGGCCATCATCTACTGCCCCATCAACCGCACCTTCCCCCTGCGCTACCTGGAAGCCAGCTACGGGCTGGCCAACGGCAAGCACGggggaccccagagcccctccaCCCAGAAAGGGGGGCACATCAAGAGGAGGAGCATCACCATGACAGATGGTCTGACCGCAGACAAGATCACCAGGGCTGAGGGGTGCCCAACCAG cgTGTCCCTGCCCCACCACAGAGACATCATTCGCAACTGTGCTGTCAGCGTGGACCAGATCCAAGACCTGCACTCCCCGATGTCCCCCATCTCTGAGAACCCAGCATCACCTGCCTACAGCACAG tcaCACGGCTAAAGCCACATGCCTGCCAAGCATCTGGAATCACCCCAGCCTCTCCGGTCATAAGAAGGTCCAGCGaaccccagctgtgccatgggaaCAACGGCAAACCTCTTGCAGaccctgcccacagctcccattcgactccctgccatgggtacGCCCGggcctccccctctccctccgTGAACAGCTACAGCGAGCCGGACTCGGGGCACTACTGCCAGCTGCACCCCACCTCGCCCATCAGCAGGGACCGGCCAGCCCACGACACCAAGCAGCTACCAACAAAGAGCTACGTGGAGAGGCTaaagggggaggaaggacagagaGGGACTGTGGACAACAGCTctggggaagcagaggcagggcagaggctgaaagcagagctggactTCAAGGGCTTTGTGCCCCCTACCATGGAAACAACCTCCTCCTTCAaccctgctgccttccagtCCCTGCTCATCCCCCTAGATAACAAACCTCTGGAGATGACTGTGCTAAAGAAGGTcaaagagctgctggcagaggtggaCGTGAAGACACTGGCCAAACACATCACCAAAGTGGACTGCCTG GTCGCCCGGATATTGGGTGTGACAGTGGAGATGCAGCGGCTCATGGGGGTGAGCTCTGGCATGGAGCTGCTGACCCTTCCCCACGGCCACCAGCTCCGCCTGGACCTGCTGGAACG GTTTCACACCATGTCCATCATGATCGCAGTGGACATCTtgggctgcacaggcagcacGGAGGAGcgggcagccctgctccacaAAACCATCCAGCTGGCTGCCGAGCTGAAGAGCACCATGGGGAACATGTTCAGCTTTGCAGCTGTAATGAGTGCCCTGGAAATGACACAG ATTGCGCGGCTGGAGCAGACCTGGATGGTGCTGAGGCAGCGGCACACCGAGGGTGCAATCCTCTATGAGAAGAAGCTTAAGCCATTCCTGAAGAGCCTGAATGAAGGGAAAG AAGGGCCACCGCTGACCAACACCACCTTCCCCCACATCATACCCCTCGTGACTCTCCTGGAGCGGGATGAGGCTCTCACGGAAAGCCCCGAGCCCTGGGAGGCCACTGACAACGGCGTGGAGGTGGTCATGGCCCACCTGGAGGCAGCACGGATGGTGGCCCACCATGGTGGGCTCTACCACACCAACGCTGAGGTGAAGCTGCAGG GTTTCCagggcaaagcagagctgctggaagtcTTCAGCACTGAGTTCCAGCTGCGACTGCTCTGGGGCAGCCGtggggctgagagcagccaggctgagcgCTATGAGAAGTTCGACAAGGTCCTCACCGCCCTGTCCCACAagctggagccagcagtgcGCTTCAGCGAGCTGTAA
- the CERCAM gene encoding inactive glycosyltransferase 25 family member 3, with amino-acid sequence MLQEWLGAVGKDYHSVAWKVQEEPSSYPDELGPKHWSDKRYENVMKLKQEALTYAREQQADYILFMDTDSILTNNQTLKFLMAQNKSVVAPMLDSQTFYSNFWCGITPQGFYRRTADYFPTKNRQRVGCFCVPMVYATFLIDLRKEETLQLAFYPPHPNYTWAFDDIIVFAYSCQEAGVEVHVCNQHHFGYINVPVKAHQTLEDDHANFVHLTLEAMVDGPPMQRSRHISLPPRPLTKMGFDEIFLINLVRRPDRRQRMLASLQELEIIPRVVDAVDGSTLNSSDIKVLGVDLLPGYYDPFSGRTLTKGEVGCFLSHYNIWKEIVSRRLERSVVFEDDVRFEAAFPARLQRLMEELERAQQDWDLIYLGRKQVNDEDEAPVKGVRNLVVAGYSYWTLAYAISHHGARKLLATKPLSKMLPVDEYLPIMYDKHPNEDYKRHFSPRDLLVFSAHPLLVYPTHYAGDSNWLSDTETSTIWDDDAKKTDWVGSQKTLRDSRGSAGHLRSTARDEL; translated from the exons ATGCTGCAGGAGTGGCTGGGGGCGGTGGGGAAGGACTATCACTCGGTGGCCTGGAAGGTGCAAGAGGAGCCCAG ctcctaCCCTGATGAGCTTGGTCCCAAGCACTGGAGTGACAAACGCTATGAAAATGTGATGAAGTTGAAGCAGGAAGCTCTCACCTACGCCCGGGAGCAGCAAGCAGACTACATCCTG TTTATGGACACTGACAGCATCCTGACCAACAACCAGACCCTCAAGTTTCTCATGGCGCAGAACAAGTCAGTGGTGGCCCCCATGCTGGACTCGCAGACCTTCTACTCCAACTTCTGGTGTGGCATCACACCCCAG GGATTCTATCGCCGGACAGCCGACTACTTCCCCACCAAGAACCGGCAGCGGGTGGGCTGCTTCTGCGTCCCCATGGTCTATGCCACCTTCCTGATCGACCTGCGGAAGGAGGAGACCTTGCAGTTGGCTTTCTACCCGCCCCACCCCAACTACACCTGGGCCTTCGACGACATCATTGTCTTTGCCTACTCCTGCCAGGAGGCTG GTGTGGAGGTCCATGTGTGCAACCAGCACCACTTTGGTTACATCAATGTTCCTGTGAAGGCCCACCAGACGCTGGAGGATGATCATGCCAACTTTGTGCATCTCACGCTGGAGGCCATGG TGGATGGTCCCCCCATGCAGCGCTCCAGGCACATTTCTCTCCCACCCAGGCCACTCACAAAAATGGGCTTTGATGAA atCTTCCTAATCAACCTGGTGCGGAGGCCAGACCGGCGGCAGCGAATGCTggcatccctgcaggagctggagatcATTCCACGGGTGGTGGATGCTGTGGATGGCAG CACCCTCAACAGCAGTGACATCAAGGTGCTGGGTGTGGACTTGCTGCCCGGGTACTACGATCCCTTCTCCGGCCGCACGCTCACCAAGGGCGAGGTTGGCTGCTTCCTCAGCCACTACAATATCTGGAAGGAG ATCGTGTCCCGGAGGCTGGAGCGGTCAGTGGTCTTCGAGGATGATGTGCGCTTCGAGGCTGCCTTCCCAGCGCGGCTGCAGCGGctgatggaggagctggagcgggcacagcaggactgggaCCTCAT CTACCTGGGGAGGAAACAGGTGAACGACGAGGATGAGGCACCTGTGAAAGGCGTGCGGAACCTGGTGGTGGCCGGGTACTCGTACTGGACACTGGCCTACGCCATCTCCCACCATGGGGCACGGAAGCTGCTGGCCACCAAACCCCTCTCCAAAATGCTGCCCGTGGACGAGTATCTGCCCATCATGTATGACAAGCACCCCAA TGAGGATTACAAGCGGCACTTCTCCCCACGGGACTTGCTGGTGTTTTCAGCTCACCCCCTCCTGGTTTATCCCACTCACTATGCTGGGGACAGCAACTGGCTGAGTGACACCGAGACTTCCACCATCTGGGATGACGATGCCAAGAAGACTGACTGGGTTGGCTCGCAGAAGACACTGAGGGACTCACGGGGCAGTGCTGGCCACCTCCGCTCCACGGCCCGTGACGAGCTCTGA
- the PTRH1 gene encoding probable peptidyl-tRNA hydrolase isoform X2, which produces MLAAEVAGRARALVGRAGPRAMVAGLGNYGLRGTRHSVGMEVLDQLARQLAVAEGWRVDKRCCADVALATAHGLELVLLKPRRFMNLNGLSVASAAELYSLGPGDIYLVHDDLDKALGKVAIKLGGSARGHNGVQSCISALQSNEMTRLRIGIGRPEGDVTVPTYVLSPFSAGEREKLEQILAQAVTCLLEHIQSRVPAEPGDRG; this is translated from the exons ATGCTGGCGGCGGAGGTGGCGGGGCGCGCGCGAGCGCTCgtggggcgggcggggccgcgcgccATG GTGGCCGGCCTGGGTAACTATGGGCTGCGAGGCACACGGCACAGCGTGGGCATGGAGGTGCTGGACCAGCTGGCCCGGCAGCTGGCGGTGGCCGAGGGCTGGCGAGTGGACAAGCGGTGCTGTGCTGATGTAGCCCTGGCCACAGCCCACGgcctggagctggtgctgctcaaGCCACGGAGGTTCATGAACCTCAATGGGCTCAGCGTTGCCAGTGCTG cTGAGCTCTACAGCCTTGGCCCTGGAGACATTTACCTGGTTCACGACGACCTGGACAAGGCCCTGGGCAAGGTGGCAATCAAGCTGGGAGGCAGTGCAAG GGGACACAACGGGGTCCAATCCTGCATCAGTGCTCTGCAGTCCAAC gaGATGACCCGGCTCAGGATCGGCATCGGGCGGCCAGAGGGTGATGTGACAGTGCCCACCTATGTCCTGTCTCCGTTCAGTGCTGGGGAGCGAGAGAAGCTGGAGCAGATCCTGGCCCAGGCAGTGACCTGTCTgctggagcacatccagagccgagtgcctgcagagccaggggacaggggctga
- the PTRH1 gene encoding probable peptidyl-tRNA hydrolase isoform X6 codes for MRPVQGPGVSWWPVRAVLTPVMQVAGLGNYGLRGTRHSVGMEVLDQLARQLAVAEGWRVDKRCCADVALATAHGLELVLLKPRRFMNLNGLSVASAAELYSLGPGDIYLVHDDLDKALGKVAIKLGGSASTLPPLCLPSTRHLTWESFQCSMGQGTQRGPILHQCSAVQRDDPAQDRHRAARG; via the exons ATGAGGCCCGTGCAGGGGCCAGGGGTCTCATGGTGGCCTGTCAGAGCCGTGTTGACACCTGTCATGCAGGTGGCCGGCCTGGGTAACTATGGGCTGCGAGGCACACGGCACAGCGTGGGCATGGAGGTGCTGGACCAGCTGGCCCGGCAGCTGGCGGTGGCCGAGGGCTGGCGAGTGGACAAGCGGTGCTGTGCTGATGTAGCCCTGGCCACAGCCCACGgcctggagctggtgctgctcaaGCCACGGAGGTTCATGAACCTCAATGGGCTCAGCGTTGCCAGTGCTG cTGAGCTCTACAGCCTTGGCCCTGGAGACATTTACCTGGTTCACGACGACCTGGACAAGGCCCTGGGCAAGGTGGCAATCAAGCTGGGAGGCAGTGCAAG CACTCTGCCTCCACTGTGCCTGCCCAGCACCAGACATTTAACCTGGGAAAGCTTCCAGTGCAGCATGGGGCAG GGGACACAACGGGGTCCAATCCTGCATCAGTGCTCTGCAGTCCAAC gaGATGACCCGGCTCAGGATCGGCATCGGGCGGCCAGAGGGTGA